The Fibrobacter sp. genome window below encodes:
- a CDS encoding ABC transporter ATP-binding protein has translation MNVIEVENLTKKFGNFTAVDHISFSVSKGEIFGFLGANGAGKTTAMRMLCGLSKPSSGKGTVAGFDIAREPEKIKTRIGYMSQKFSMYEDLKVWENIRLFAGIYGIPEKEIAPRTDAMLRSLGFEKEKDAFVKDLPLGWKQKLSFSVAIFHEPSIVFLDEPTGGVDPATRRQFWELIYQASDRGITVFVTTHYMDEAEYCNRVSIMVDGKIEALDTPRNLKAQFGAKSMDEVFFLLARTAQRKTE, from the coding sequence ATGAACGTAATTGAAGTGGAAAACCTCACAAAAAAGTTCGGTAATTTCACTGCTGTTGACCATATCTCATTCTCAGTTTCTAAAGGAGAAATTTTCGGTTTTCTTGGAGCAAACGGAGCAGGAAAGACAACTGCGATGCGGATGCTATGCGGGCTGAGTAAACCCTCTTCCGGAAAAGGTACTGTAGCAGGCTTCGACATAGCACGGGAACCTGAAAAGATCAAAACTCGAATCGGCTATATGAGCCAGAAGTTTTCCATGTATGAAGATCTCAAGGTATGGGAGAACATCAGGCTTTTTGCAGGTATATATGGCATACCTGAGAAGGAGATTGCTCCCCGCACAGATGCCATGCTGAGAAGCCTTGGTTTTGAAAAGGAGAAGGATGCGTTTGTTAAGGACCTTCCTCTCGGATGGAAGCAGAAGCTTTCCTTTTCAGTTGCGATTTTTCATGAACCATCGATAGTGTTCCTCGATGAGCCAACAGGTGGTGTTGATCCCGCGACACGCCGTCAGTTCTGGGAATTGATTTATCAGGCATCTGACCGTGGTATTACAGTTTTTGTAACTACGCATTATATGGATGAGGCTGAGTATTGTAACAGGGTGTCAATTATGGTTGATGGGAAAATTGAGGCTTTGGACACTCCAAGAAACCTGAAAGCTCAGTTTGGTGCAAAATCTATGGATGAGGTGTTTTTTCTCCTTGCACGAACAGCGCAGCGAAAGACAGAGTAA
- a CDS encoding transposase, translated as MGVFIYTQPAESFFNGWIAAALKSRLQPIKDFALMLRRHALHILPFVKTNLTNANPK; from the coding sequence TTGGGAGTATTCATATATACACAGCCAGCAGAATCATTCTTTAATGGCTGGATAGCTGCAGCTTTGAAAAGCAGGCTTCAGCCGATTAAAGACTTTGCATTGATGTTGCGCCGTCATGCATTGCATATATTACCGTTTGTTAAAACTAACCTGACCAATGCCAATCCGAAGTAG
- a CDS encoding transposase, translating to MIEEQRNKIRFASCDMSRAYIGAIEHWCPKAMLVIDRFHIVKALNVRKEEWRKARGEDKKALKGFRWLFFILSKNRAKGDTRSLNQLKTSNRRIHRAWVLKDEFEAFWEYSYIHSQQNHSLMAG from the coding sequence TTGATTGAAGAACAGAGAAACAAGATTCGGTTTGCTTCCTGCGATATGAGCAGGGCATACATTGGCGCTATCGAACACTGGTGTCCCAAAGCAATGCTTGTTATCGACCGGTTTCATATTGTTAAAGCTCTCAACGTGCGTAAAGAAGAATGGAGAAAAGCCCGTGGTGAGGACAAAAAGGCTCTCAAGGGATTTCGCTGGCTTTTCTTCATACTTTCAAAGAATCGCGCCAAAGGAGATACTCGTAGTTTGAATCAGTTAAAGACATCGAATCGTCGTATTCACAGAGCATGGGTTCTAAAAGATGAGTTCGAAGCCTTTTGGGAGTATTCATATATACACAGCCAGCAGAATCATTCTTTAATGGCTGGATAG
- a CDS encoding ABC transporter permease, with product MNQFLVFIKKEFYHIFRDKLTLWILLGLPVLMLSLFGFAITTEVKNTRMAIYDPSRDAATSTIIQKLSANDYFIFERFLDSPQEIETVFKTGEVGLVIVFSENFYENMLHTGDASVQLITDGTDPNTAVTLTNYATNIIKAYQQELASLNNVPYQIAPEVKLLYNPQMKGAYNFVPGVMGMILMLICAMMTSISIAREKEKGTMEVLLVSPMKPLTIILAKAVPYLALSLVNLTTILLFSVFVLKVPITGSLTVLISLSVVFIFVCLALGLLISTMVNSQLVALLISGMALMAPIILLSGMIFPVENMPIFLRIPAEVIPARWYIVANKKVMIKGLGFESIIKELLILGSMAVFLIAVSLKKFKNRLE from the coding sequence ATGAATCAGTTTCTGGTTTTCATTAAAAAGGAGTTTTACCATATCTTTCGCGATAAGCTTACGCTCTGGATACTGCTTGGTTTGCCAGTTCTCATGCTTTCTCTTTTCGGTTTTGCGATAACCACTGAGGTAAAAAACACCAGGATGGCAATTTATGATCCATCAAGAGATGCCGCAACAAGTACAATTATCCAGAAACTGAGCGCAAACGATTATTTCATTTTTGAAAGATTTCTCGACAGTCCTCAGGAAATAGAGACAGTTTTCAAGACCGGAGAGGTCGGCCTCGTAATAGTATTCAGTGAGAATTTCTACGAGAATATGCTTCATACCGGTGATGCAAGTGTGCAGCTTATTACCGATGGTACAGACCCAAACACCGCCGTAACACTGACAAATTATGCGACAAACATAATCAAAGCATACCAGCAGGAACTCGCGAGTCTCAATAATGTTCCTTATCAGATTGCCCCTGAGGTCAAACTGCTTTACAATCCTCAGATGAAGGGAGCATATAATTTTGTTCCCGGTGTGATGGGAATGATTCTCATGCTTATTTGTGCCATGATGACCTCGATCTCGATTGCACGTGAAAAAGAAAAAGGCACCATGGAGGTATTGCTGGTATCACCAATGAAACCTCTGACGATTATTCTGGCGAAGGCTGTTCCCTATCTTGCTTTATCTCTGGTTAATTTAACGACAATACTGCTTTTTTCAGTATTTGTTCTGAAGGTACCAATTACCGGAAGCTTGACAGTGCTTATCAGCTTATCAGTTGTATTTATTTTTGTGTGTCTTGCACTTGGCCTTCTTATATCAACGATGGTTAATTCTCAATTGGTAGCCCTGCTTATTTCCGGCATGGCTTTGATGGCACCGATTATACTGCTTTCAGGCATGATTTTTCCGGTTGAGAACATGCCGATATTTTTAAGAATCCCTGCAGAAGTGATCCCGGCCCGGTGGTATATCGTTGCAAATAAGAAAGTCATGATAAAAGGGCTGGGCTTCGAATCCATTATCAAGGAATTGTTGATATTGGGCAGTATGGCGGTTTTTCTTATAGCGGTTAGTTTGAAAAAGTTTAAAAACAGGCTTGAATAG
- a CDS encoding ABC transporter permease translates to MLKYLLEKEVKQLRRNKFLPRLIIVLPFMVLLILPLAANFEVKNINLSIVDNDHSDYSTRLIQKIISSGYFKLTNYSATYKEALRAVELDYADIVLEIPNNFEVDLVNEKSARVLVSANTVNGTKGGLGSSYLLSTINDFSSDIRAEWLQQPENAQTSSFSIHPLFRYNPLLRYPVFMVPAIMVMMMALICGFLPALNIVNEKESGTIEQINVTPVKRITFILSKLIPYWVIGFVVLTICFGVALLVYGLVPSGNILTIYLFASVFVLAFSGLGLTISNFATTVQQAMFLMFFFIMTFIFMSGLYTPVASMPDWAQAISIFSPLKYFIQVMRSVYLKGSGFGELIVQFYALCGFTVFFNVLAVVTYRKSV, encoded by the coding sequence ATGTTGAAATATTTGCTGGAAAAAGAGGTAAAGCAGCTTCGTCGGAACAAATTCCTGCCGAGGCTTATAATTGTGCTGCCTTTTATGGTGCTGTTGATTCTACCGCTTGCAGCCAATTTCGAGGTTAAAAATATAAATCTTAGTATTGTGGATAACGATCACAGTGACTATTCCACACGATTGATTCAGAAAATCATTTCATCTGGATACTTTAAACTGACAAATTACTCTGCAACCTACAAGGAAGCCCTTCGAGCTGTAGAGCTGGACTATGCAGATATTGTCCTGGAGATACCAAATAACTTTGAGGTTGACCTTGTTAATGAAAAGTCTGCCCGCGTGCTGGTGTCTGCAAATACGGTTAACGGAACAAAAGGCGGCCTCGGAAGTTCATATCTTTTAAGTACAATTAATGATTTCAGCAGCGATATTCGTGCTGAGTGGCTGCAGCAACCGGAAAATGCCCAAACTTCCTCCTTTTCCATACACCCACTTTTCCGGTATAATCCTCTGCTGCGGTATCCGGTTTTTATGGTTCCAGCTATAATGGTTATGATGATGGCTTTGATATGTGGATTTTTACCCGCGCTAAATATTGTAAACGAAAAGGAAAGCGGTACAATAGAGCAGATCAATGTGACACCGGTAAAGCGCATCACATTTATTTTGTCAAAATTGATTCCATACTGGGTAATCGGATTTGTGGTTCTTACAATCTGCTTCGGAGTTGCTTTACTGGTGTATGGTCTGGTTCCATCCGGAAATATTCTGACAATTTACCTTTTTGCATCTGTTTTTGTTCTCGCATTTTCCGGTTTGGGCCTTACAATTTCAAACTTTGCCACTACAGTTCAGCAGGCGATGTTTCTGATGTTTTTCTTTATTATGACCTTCATTTTCATGAGCGGCCTTTACACCCCGGTTGCAAGCATGCCGGACTGGGCCCAGGCAATAAGCATTTTCAGCCCTCTGAAATATTTTATTCAGGTAATGAGGTCTGTTTATCTAAAAGGCAGCGGTTTTGGGGAACTTATAGTTCAGTTTTATGCGCTGTGCGGGTTTACGGTCTTTTTTAATGTGCTGGCTGTGGTGACGTATAGGAAGAGTGTTTGA